A single genomic interval of Stenotrophomonas sp. ZAC14D1_NAIMI4_1 harbors:
- a CDS encoding prepilin-type N-terminal cleavage/methylation domain-containing protein, whose amino-acid sequence MNARHARGLTLVELLVAMILGLLVLGACLHFYLGSLRGTQDTLGVARVQEAGRLAMALIGHDIRGAGDRLCDQRHAVDSLLAERQRPFWRSFDEPLVGLAAAAGAGLVDPVLGTGTALGERLPGMPALQVWTVTPLALGVREHPASDAPVAVTGKDLPDLGSPLLLCDFSRTVLMRVTATGAAIGHAAPANCVGYFATGDACPTGTPPRASLHRFGADTAFGLPQQVRWFVGNDDQGVASLYRQQLVDGAVVGGGVVASGVTGFSLRYLLAGQADYLPGEKIPASQWGQVRAVDVQLQLETSTGPATEARIVRRFQQTFTLRNRLP is encoded by the coding sequence ATGAACGCACGTCATGCGCGTGGCCTGACCCTGGTCGAGCTGCTGGTGGCCATGATCCTGGGCCTGCTGGTGCTGGGGGCCTGCCTGCACTTCTACCTGGGTTCGCTGCGGGGCACGCAGGACACCCTGGGCGTGGCCCGCGTGCAGGAGGCCGGCCGCCTGGCCATGGCGCTGATCGGCCATGACATCCGTGGCGCTGGAGACCGGCTCTGCGACCAGCGCCACGCCGTGGACAGCCTGCTTGCCGAACGCCAGCGGCCGTTCTGGAGGAGCTTCGATGAGCCCTTGGTCGGCCTGGCGGCTGCCGCAGGCGCCGGCCTGGTCGATCCGGTGCTCGGCACGGGCACGGCGCTGGGGGAGCGCCTGCCCGGGATGCCGGCACTGCAGGTGTGGACGGTGACGCCGCTGGCCCTGGGCGTGCGCGAGCACCCGGCCTCCGACGCGCCCGTGGCCGTCACCGGCAAGGATCTGCCCGACCTCGGTTCACCGCTGCTGCTCTGTGACTTCAGCCGCACCGTGCTGATGCGGGTAACGGCCACCGGTGCGGCCATCGGGCACGCTGCGCCGGCGAACTGCGTGGGCTACTTTGCGACCGGCGACGCATGCCCGACCGGAACGCCACCGCGCGCCTCGCTCCACCGGTTCGGCGCGGACACGGCCTTCGGGCTGCCGCAGCAGGTGCGCTGGTTCGTGGGCAATGATGACCAGGGCGTGGCCTCGCTGTACCGCCAGCAGCTGGTCGATGGCGCCGTGGTCGGCGGTGGCGTTGTCGCCAGTGGTGTCACCGGGTTCTCGCTGCGCTATCTGCTCGCCGGACAGGCCGACTATCTGCCCGGCGAGAAGATCCCCGCCTCCCAGTGGGGCCAGGTGCGTGCGGTCGATGTGCAGCTGCAGCTGGAAACCTCCACTGGCCCCGCCACGGAAGCGCGCATCGTGCGCCGCTTCCAGCAGACCTTCACCCTGCGGAACCGGCTGCCATGA
- a CDS encoding ferredoxin--NADP reductase: MPVQFPIKLVGRRMLAPTVGHYQFVRDDGQPLDFQPGQFIQVHFSYADGTETKRSYSLATIHDHALGPGEAVDIAVSFVPGGAATALFEALDLGGQVSASGPYGRFCLNPGDHNARYLLIATGTGVTPYRSMLPLLETAMAERGVQVVLLQGARSPGELLYSEDFYSFAEKHPNFRYVPCLSRELPADPHPDVQHGYVQQALAGFAPDPATDIAYLCGNPDMVDACAEALKDAGLGNPQIRREKYVSSK, encoded by the coding sequence GTGCCTGTCCAATTCCCCATCAAGCTGGTCGGCCGCCGCATGCTGGCGCCCACCGTCGGCCACTACCAGTTCGTGCGTGATGACGGCCAGCCGCTGGATTTCCAGCCCGGCCAGTTCATCCAGGTCCATTTCAGCTACGCCGATGGCACCGAAACCAAGCGCAGCTACTCGCTGGCGACCATCCACGACCACGCGCTGGGCCCGGGCGAGGCGGTGGACATCGCCGTCAGCTTCGTGCCCGGCGGCGCCGCCACGGCACTGTTCGAGGCGCTGGACCTCGGTGGCCAGGTCAGTGCGTCCGGCCCCTACGGCCGCTTCTGCCTGAACCCCGGCGACCACAATGCCCGCTACCTGCTGATCGCCACCGGCACCGGCGTCACCCCGTACCGGTCGATGCTGCCGCTGCTGGAAACGGCCATGGCCGAGCGCGGCGTGCAGGTCGTCCTGCTGCAGGGCGCGCGCAGCCCGGGTGAGCTGCTGTACAGCGAAGATTTCTACAGCTTCGCCGAAAAGCACCCGAACTTCCGTTATGTGCCGTGCCTGTCGCGCGAACTGCCGGCCGACCCGCACCCGGACGTGCAGCACGGCTACGTGCAGCAGGCTCTGGCCGGCTTCGCCCCGGACCCGGCCACCGACATCGCCTACCTGTGCGGCAACCCGGACATGGTCGATGCCTGCGCCGAAGCGCTGAAGGATGCCGGGCTGGGCAACCCGCAGATCCGCCGCGAGAAGTACGTCAGCAGCAAGTAA
- a CDS encoding ABC transporter ATP-binding protein: MGAKASSLASLNDTAPALRVRDLRKTYDNGTQALKGVSLEVAPGDFFALLGPNGAGKSTLIGIISSLVNLSEGQVEVFGSDLVRNRSATMRLIGLVPQEINFNLFEKPFDILVNYAGFYGVAREEAEQRAEEELKRAHLWEKAQVMSRTLSGGMKRRLMIARAMMTRPRLLILDEPTAGVDIEIRRDMWRVLKEINAAGTTIILTTHYLEEAEYLCRHLAIINHGQIVEQGPMRTLLAKLDVEGFLLDIDGELPAQLPVIEGATLTAPDAHTLDIDMPRAMDLNRVFATLNEAGIRVRSMRTKSNRLEELFVRLTGNQEKTA, translated from the coding sequence ATGGGCGCGAAGGCTTCGAGCTTGGCTTCCCTGAACGATACGGCGCCCGCCCTGCGCGTGCGCGACCTGCGCAAGACCTATGACAACGGCACCCAGGCCCTGAAAGGGGTTTCCCTGGAGGTCGCCCCGGGCGATTTCTTCGCCCTGCTCGGCCCCAACGGCGCCGGCAAGTCCACCCTGATCGGCATCATCAGCTCCCTGGTCAACCTCAGCGAGGGCCAGGTGGAAGTGTTCGGCAGCGACCTGGTGCGCAACCGCAGCGCCACCATGCGCCTGATCGGCCTGGTGCCGCAGGAAATCAACTTCAACCTGTTCGAGAAGCCCTTCGACATCCTGGTCAACTACGCCGGTTTCTACGGCGTGGCCCGCGAGGAAGCGGAGCAGCGCGCCGAAGAGGAACTCAAGCGTGCGCACCTGTGGGAAAAGGCGCAGGTGATGAGCCGCACCCTGTCCGGTGGCATGAAGCGCCGCCTGATGATCGCCCGCGCGATGATGACCCGCCCGCGCCTGCTGATCCTCGACGAGCCGACCGCCGGCGTGGACATCGAGATCCGCCGCGACATGTGGCGGGTGCTGAAGGAGATCAATGCCGCCGGCACCACGATCATCCTCACCACCCACTACCTGGAAGAAGCCGAGTACCTGTGCCGCCACCTGGCCATCATCAACCATGGCCAGATCGTCGAGCAGGGGCCGATGCGCACCCTGCTGGCCAAGCTGGACGTGGAAGGCTTCCTGCTGGACATCGACGGTGAACTGCCCGCGCAGCTGCCGGTGATCGAGGGCGCCACCCTCACTGCGCCGGACGCGCACACCCTGGACATCGACATGCCGCGCGCGATGGACCTCAACCGCGTGTTCGCCACGCTGAACGAGGCAGGCATCCGCGTGCGTTCGATGCGTACCAAGAGCAACCGCCTGGAGGAACTGTTCGTGCGCCTCACCGGCAACCAGGAGAAAACCGCATGA
- a CDS encoding prepilin-type N-terminal cleavage/methylation domain-containing protein — translation MKRRVSRAARPRGRQAGSSLIEVLVAVLLLAVGGLAAAMAHASALRRTQGSLNATLAVQASASLADAMRANRVAMIEGRYSTAGDRCAGDAPPTGDLAQQDLGRWMAALAAGMGAQAGACGSVACKEGVCQVVVHWDDSRAAGGEGPQRSRLVLGVAP, via the coding sequence ATGAAGCGCCGGGTGTCCCGTGCGGCGCGGCCGCGAGGCAGGCAGGCGGGGTCCAGCCTGATCGAGGTGCTGGTGGCGGTGCTGCTGCTGGCTGTCGGCGGATTGGCCGCCGCCATGGCGCACGCCAGTGCGTTGCGCCGCACGCAGGGTTCGTTGAACGCCACCCTCGCCGTACAGGCCAGTGCCAGCCTGGCCGACGCCATGCGTGCCAATCGCGTGGCGATGATCGAGGGCCGTTACAGCACTGCGGGCGACCGATGCGCTGGCGATGCCCCACCCACGGGTGATCTCGCCCAGCAGGATCTCGGACGCTGGATGGCGGCACTGGCGGCGGGCATGGGGGCCCAGGCCGGTGCCTGCGGCAGCGTCGCCTGCAAGGAGGGCGTCTGCCAGGTGGTGGTGCACTGGGATGACAGCCGCGCTGCGGGCGGGGAAGGCCCGCAGCGTTCGCGCCTGGTGCTCGGGGTCGCGCCATGA
- the panE gene encoding 2-dehydropantoate 2-reductase — MRILILGAGGTGGYFGGRLAQAGVDVTFLVRPTRASQLDRDGLVIRSPVGDASFPVQHVTADALPALAAQQPFDLVILSCKAYDLDSSIDAIAPAVGAHTTVLPILNGLHHYGALDARFGREAVLGGLCFISATKAPDGAVLHLGKPAKLTFGERDGGAISDRVRAFAAACAQANLDHLASAQIGQEQWIKYTFLTALAAATCLLRADIGTIVATDDGEAIVRGLYDECLAVAEAAGEPVPQAAQDTARGTLTQAGSALKASMLRDLEAGQQVEAAHIVGDMLARARTADQEGLLLQVAYSSLQAYQAQRSA; from the coding sequence ATGCGCATCCTGATTCTCGGCGCCGGTGGTACCGGCGGTTACTTTGGCGGCCGCCTGGCCCAGGCCGGCGTGGACGTGACCTTCCTGGTCCGCCCGACCCGCGCCAGCCAGCTCGACCGTGATGGCCTGGTCATCCGCAGCCCCGTCGGCGATGCCAGCTTCCCGGTGCAGCACGTCACTGCCGACGCCCTGCCCGCGCTTGCGGCGCAGCAGCCGTTCGACCTGGTCATCCTCAGCTGCAAGGCCTACGACCTGGACAGCTCGATTGACGCGATTGCCCCGGCAGTGGGGGCGCATACCACCGTACTGCCCATCCTCAACGGCCTGCACCACTACGGCGCGCTCGATGCACGCTTCGGCCGCGAGGCCGTGCTCGGCGGCCTGTGCTTCATCAGCGCCACCAAGGCGCCCGATGGCGCGGTGCTGCACCTGGGCAAGCCCGCCAAGCTGACCTTCGGCGAGCGCGACGGTGGTGCGATCTCCGACCGCGTGCGTGCCTTCGCTGCTGCCTGCGCGCAGGCCAACCTGGACCACCTGGCCAGCGCGCAGATCGGCCAGGAACAGTGGATCAAGTACACCTTCCTGACCGCGCTGGCCGCGGCCACCTGCCTGCTGCGCGCGGACATCGGCACGATCGTCGCCACCGATGACGGCGAAGCCATCGTGCGCGGCCTGTACGACGAATGCCTGGCCGTGGCCGAAGCGGCGGGCGAACCGGTGCCGCAGGCCGCGCAGGACACCGCACGCGGCACCCTCACCCAGGCCGGCTCCGCCCTGAAGGCCTCGATGCTGCGTGACCTGGAAGCCGGCCAGCAGGTGGAAGCGGCGCACATCGTCGGCGACATGCTGGCGCGCGCACGCACGGCCGACCAGGAGGGCCTGCTGCTGCAGGTCGCCTACAGCAGCCTGCAGGCCTACCAGGCGCAGCGCAGCGCGTGA
- a CDS encoding GspH/FimT family pseudopilin, protein MPSTPLRRALAPGFTLLELLVTLAVLGILAAVALPAQSRVIARNQVTAAANDLFVAMQYARQESVRRNGPVQVCGSVGGLDCDGGHWQRWIVRSSAGEILRRGHIPPAVSVQTVGLFASGIQFRADGRFHQAGSRLQDGTLTVCSERAQRRQALEALGGVQLRLPPSTVGECR, encoded by the coding sequence ATGCCCTCGACCCCATTGCGCCGCGCCCTCGCACCGGGCTTCACCCTGCTGGAACTGCTGGTCACCCTGGCGGTGCTGGGCATCCTGGCAGCGGTTGCGCTGCCCGCGCAGTCCAGGGTGATCGCGCGCAACCAGGTGACCGCCGCCGCCAACGATCTGTTCGTCGCGATGCAGTATGCGCGGCAGGAATCGGTACGCCGCAACGGCCCTGTCCAGGTCTGCGGGTCGGTGGGTGGCCTGGACTGCGATGGTGGCCACTGGCAGCGGTGGATCGTCCGCAGCAGTGCCGGGGAAATCCTGCGCCGGGGCCACATTCCCCCCGCGGTGTCCGTGCAGACGGTGGGCCTGTTTGCTTCCGGCATCCAGTTCCGGGCGGACGGCAGGTTCCATCAGGCGGGCAGCCGGTTGCAGGACGGCACGCTGACGGTGTGCAGCGAGCGCGCCCAGCGAAGGCAGGCGCTGGAAGCCCTGGGTGGGGTGCAGCTGCGCCTGCCGCCCAGCACGGTGGGGGAATGCCGATGA
- a CDS encoding TatD family hydrolase — MHLIDIGANLTHDSFDRDRDAVLDRARQAGVVQMVITGASREHSPLALQLAQQHPGFLYATAGVHPHHAVEYTEECDAEMRALHAHPEVVAVGECGLDYFRDFSPRPSQHRAFERQLQLAADTGKPLFLHQRDAHADFMAQMKNFEGRIGPAVVHCFTGERDELFDYLDQDWYIGITGWLCDERRGAHLRELVKNIPANRLMIETDAPYLLPRTLKPMPKDRRNEPMFLSHIVEELARDRGEDVAVTAANATAATRTFFRLPDAT, encoded by the coding sequence ATGCACCTGATCGATATCGGCGCCAACCTGACCCACGACTCCTTCGACCGCGACCGCGATGCCGTCCTGGACCGCGCGCGGCAGGCCGGCGTGGTGCAGATGGTCATCACCGGAGCCAGCCGCGAGCACTCGCCGCTGGCCCTGCAGCTGGCCCAGCAGCACCCCGGTTTCCTGTACGCCACGGCCGGCGTGCATCCGCACCATGCGGTGGAATACACCGAGGAATGCGATGCCGAGATGCGCGCGCTGCACGCGCACCCGGAAGTGGTGGCGGTAGGCGAATGCGGCCTGGATTACTTCCGTGATTTCTCGCCGCGCCCGTCCCAGCACCGCGCATTCGAGCGCCAGCTGCAGCTGGCTGCAGACACTGGCAAGCCGCTGTTCCTGCATCAGCGCGATGCGCATGCCGATTTCATGGCGCAGATGAAGAACTTCGAAGGGCGCATCGGCCCGGCGGTGGTGCACTGCTTCACCGGCGAACGTGACGAACTGTTCGACTACCTCGACCAGGACTGGTACATCGGCATCACCGGCTGGCTGTGCGACGAGCGCCGTGGCGCGCACCTGCGCGAGCTGGTGAAGAACATCCCGGCCAACCGCCTGATGATCGAGACCGATGCGCCGTACCTGCTGCCGCGCACGCTGAAGCCGATGCCGAAGGACCGCCGCAACGAACCGATGTTCCTTTCGCACATCGTCGAGGAACTGGCCCGCGACCGTGGCGAAGACGTGGCAGTGACCGCCGCCAACGCCACCGCTGCCACGCGCACGTTCTTCCGCCTGCCCGACGCGACCTGA
- a CDS encoding NAD-dependent epimerase/dehydratase family protein, protein MAAVAPAPLPSQVLILGMGWSGRVLAARLQARGVQVAGTVRDPAAVADDGLRRHRLHADAAPSPALLQDIAQAQAVLCSVPPDAQGDPALRQLLPALRASPSLRWIGYLSSTAVYADRRGGWIDESSAADASEAAGVQRRLAEAQWQALANERGIASAVFRLPGLYGPGRNALLQLAEGRARHVVRPGLVFNRLHVEDLAAVVIAAMQRPTQDGLYLPADDEPAPPQEVLAYAAKLGGFTLPPAVAWDDPAVSATLRRFYQSNKRIDSRGTREALGWTPQFATYREGLEALAGHGLAGPRGA, encoded by the coding sequence ATGGCCGCCGTGGCGCCCGCGCCCCTGCCGTCGCAGGTGCTGATCCTCGGCATGGGCTGGAGCGGCCGCGTGCTGGCCGCCCGGTTGCAGGCGCGTGGCGTGCAGGTCGCCGGCACGGTGCGCGACCCGGCCGCGGTGGCCGACGATGGGCTGCGGCGGCACCGCCTGCACGCCGATGCCGCGCCATCGCCTGCACTCCTGCAGGACATCGCACAGGCCCAAGCCGTACTCTGCAGCGTGCCGCCCGATGCACAGGGCGACCCTGCGCTGCGCCAGCTGCTGCCCGCCCTGCGGGCAAGCCCCTCGCTGCGCTGGATCGGTTACCTGTCCTCGACCGCGGTCTATGCCGACCGCCGCGGTGGCTGGATCGACGAAAGCAGCGCGGCCGATGCCAGCGAAGCGGCGGGCGTGCAACGTCGCCTGGCCGAGGCGCAGTGGCAGGCACTGGCCAATGAACGCGGCATCGCCTCGGCGGTCTTCCGCCTGCCGGGGCTGTACGGCCCGGGCCGCAATGCCTTGCTGCAGCTGGCTGAAGGGCGCGCCCGCCACGTGGTGCGCCCGGGGCTGGTGTTCAACCGGCTGCACGTGGAGGATCTGGCGGCGGTGGTGATCGCGGCGATGCAGCGGCCCACGCAGGATGGACTGTACCTGCCCGCCGATGACGAACCGGCACCACCGCAGGAGGTGCTGGCATACGCCGCGAAGCTGGGCGGCTTCACGCTGCCACCGGCGGTGGCCTGGGATGACCCGGCAGTGAGTGCGACGCTGCGGCGGTTCTACCAGAGCAACAAGCGCATCGACAGTCGCGGCACGCGCGAGGCGCTGGGATGGACGCCGCAGTTTGCAACGTACCGGGAGGGGCTGGAGGCGCTGGCCGGACATGGTCTGGCCGGACCGCGCGGCGCCTGA
- a CDS encoding pseudouridine synthase, with protein sequence MLIAFNKPFNVLCQFTDRSVPPRPTLAGFGLPPRVYAAGRLDHDSEGLLLLTDNGTLAHKLTDPKHKADKTYWVQVEGTPSDEQLQQLRDGVVLNDGPTLPAKIERLDPAPELWLRDPPVRFRKTVPDSWLAITIREGRNRQVRRMTAAVNLPTLRLVRVAMGPYRLDDLQPGQWRQIG encoded by the coding sequence ATGCTGATTGCCTTCAACAAGCCCTTCAACGTGCTCTGCCAGTTCACCGACCGCAGCGTGCCGCCGCGGCCGACCCTGGCCGGCTTCGGCCTGCCGCCGCGCGTGTACGCGGCGGGCCGGCTGGACCATGACAGCGAGGGCCTGCTGCTGCTGACCGACAACGGCACCCTGGCGCACAAGCTGACCGACCCGAAGCACAAGGCCGACAAGACCTACTGGGTGCAGGTGGAAGGCACGCCCAGCGATGAACAGCTGCAGCAGCTGCGCGATGGCGTGGTGCTGAACGATGGGCCGACGCTGCCGGCGAAGATCGAGCGCCTCGATCCGGCGCCGGAACTGTGGCTGCGTGATCCCCCGGTGCGTTTCCGCAAGACCGTGCCCGACAGCTGGCTGGCCATCACGATCCGCGAAGGCCGCAACCGCCAGGTGCGGCGGATGACCGCGGCGGTGAACCTGCCCACCCTGCGCCTGGTGCGCGTGGCGATGGGCCCCTACCGCCTGGATGACCTGCAGCCGGGGCAGTGGCGGCAGATCGGCTGA
- a CDS encoding ABC transporter permease, protein MSGTPNTPAAPITDGQRNRIALMTIVRREVARILRIWGQTLVPPAITMTLYFLIFGGLIGSRVGDMGGYSYMQFIVPGLVMMSVIQNSYGNISSSFFGAKFGRHVEELLVSPMPNWVILWGYVAGAVLRGLMVGVIVLIIAMFFTPVRIPHPLVTLTTVILGATIFSLAGFINAVYAKKFDDVAIVPTFILTPLTYLGGVFYSVKLLPTWAEAATHANPIFYMVNAFRYGLLGSSDVPVWVAYALMLGFVVVLTALALWLLRRGVGMRS, encoded by the coding sequence ATGAGCGGCACCCCGAACACGCCCGCGGCACCGATCACCGACGGCCAGCGCAACCGCATCGCCCTGATGACCATCGTGCGCCGCGAAGTGGCGCGCATCCTGCGCATCTGGGGCCAGACCCTGGTGCCGCCGGCGATCACCATGACCCTGTACTTCCTCATCTTCGGCGGCCTGATCGGCTCGCGCGTGGGTGACATGGGCGGCTACAGCTACATGCAGTTCATCGTGCCGGGCCTGGTGATGATGAGCGTGATCCAGAACAGCTACGGCAACATCAGCTCCTCGTTCTTCGGCGCCAAGTTCGGCCGCCACGTGGAAGAGCTGCTGGTCAGCCCCATGCCGAACTGGGTGATCCTGTGGGGCTACGTGGCCGGTGCGGTGCTGCGCGGCCTGATGGTGGGCGTGATCGTGCTGATCATCGCCATGTTCTTCACCCCGGTGCGCATCCCGCACCCGCTGGTGACGCTGACCACGGTGATCCTGGGCGCGACGATCTTCTCGCTGGCCGGCTTCATCAATGCGGTGTACGCCAAGAAGTTCGATGACGTGGCGATCGTGCCGACCTTCATCCTGACCCCGCTGACCTACCTGGGCGGCGTGTTCTATTCGGTGAAGCTGCTGCCGACCTGGGCCGAGGCGGCCACCCACGCCAACCCGATCTTCTACATGGTCAACGCGTTCCGCTATGGCCTGCTGGGCAGCAGCGACGTGCCGGTGTGGGTGGCCTATGCGCTGATGCTCGGTTTCGTGGTGGTGCTGACGGCGCTGGCGCTGTGGCTGCTGCGGCGTGGCGTGGGCATGCGCAGCTGA
- the hrpB gene encoding ATP-dependent helicase HrpB, whose translation MNAPLFPISPLLPQIQQHLAAQPRLVLEAPPGAGKTTQVPLALLNAPWLQDRKIILLEPRRVAARSAALFMARQLGEDVGGTVGYRIRFENKVSARTRIEVVTEGILTRMLQDDPMLETVGAILFDEFHERHLSGDLGLALALDVQAQLRDDLRLVVMSATLDGERLARFLDAPRLSSEGRSYPVAISHFPARRDEALELQVRRAVQQALAEHPGDLLVFLPGQREIARVQAGLQESLDGGVEVLALHGELPVEQQARVLQAASDGRRRVVLATNVAESSVTLPGVRVVIDSGQAREPRYDPNSGFTRLDVVAIAQASADQRAGRAGRVAEGVAWRLWPQSQRLEPQRRAEIDQVELVGLALELAAWGSSDLRFLDPPPSGPMAAARELLQRLGALSDTGAITALGRRVLALGTHPRMAAMLLAAPDARAQALAADLAALLEARDPLRQGGDALAARWRALAAFRNGRAPSDANRSGLAAIDAAARQWRRRLRCDSTPPASIEAHELGDLLAHAFPDRIAFQHPSDPLRYLLANGRSARLHELSDLRGEPWLVASELRFEARDALLLRAAPVDENGLRKAWPERFVTEDAVRWDSERRALVALRETRFDRIVLDSRSAGRVDPQQAAQALTDAVAELGLSALPWTEGLRQWQARVESLRRWMPELGLPDCSEDALLATRAQWLQPAFAGKTRLDALDEASFGEALKSPLEWSQRQLVERHAPTRITVPSGLERPISYALDSESGEPLPPVLAVKLQELFGLADTPRIADGRVPLTLHLLSPGGRPLQVTQDLRNFWENTYAEVKKEMKGRYPRHPWPDDPWTATATHRAKPRGT comes from the coding sequence ATGAACGCCCCGCTCTTCCCGATTTCCCCGCTGCTGCCGCAGATCCAGCAGCACCTGGCCGCGCAGCCGCGCCTGGTGCTGGAAGCACCGCCCGGTGCCGGCAAGACCACCCAGGTGCCACTGGCCCTGCTCAATGCACCGTGGCTGCAGGACCGGAAGATCATCCTGCTGGAACCGCGCCGGGTGGCCGCGCGCAGTGCCGCGCTGTTCATGGCGCGGCAGCTGGGCGAGGACGTGGGCGGCACCGTCGGTTACCGCATCCGCTTCGAGAACAAGGTCTCGGCGCGCACGCGGATTGAAGTCGTCACCGAGGGCATCCTGACCCGCATGCTGCAGGACGACCCGATGCTGGAAACGGTCGGCGCGATTCTGTTCGATGAATTCCACGAGCGCCATCTCAGCGGCGACCTTGGCCTGGCCCTGGCGCTGGACGTGCAGGCGCAGCTGCGGGACGACCTGCGCCTGGTGGTGATGTCGGCCACGCTGGATGGCGAGCGGCTGGCGCGTTTCCTCGATGCGCCACGCCTCAGCAGCGAAGGGCGCAGTTACCCGGTGGCGATCAGCCATTTCCCGGCACGCCGCGATGAAGCGCTGGAACTGCAGGTGCGCCGCGCCGTGCAGCAGGCCCTGGCCGAACATCCCGGCGACCTGCTGGTGTTCCTGCCCGGCCAGCGCGAGATTGCGCGGGTGCAGGCGGGCCTGCAGGAATCGCTCGATGGCGGTGTCGAAGTGCTGGCGCTGCACGGCGAGCTGCCGGTGGAACAGCAGGCACGCGTGCTGCAGGCCGCCAGCGATGGCCGCCGCCGCGTGGTGCTGGCCACCAACGTGGCCGAATCTTCGGTGACGTTGCCCGGCGTGCGCGTGGTGATCGACAGCGGCCAGGCGCGCGAGCCGCGCTACGACCCCAACAGTGGCTTCACCCGGCTGGACGTGGTGGCCATCGCGCAGGCGTCGGCCGACCAGCGCGCTGGACGCGCCGGTCGCGTGGCCGAGGGCGTGGCGTGGCGGCTGTGGCCGCAGTCGCAGCGGCTGGAGCCACAGCGCCGCGCCGAGATCGACCAGGTGGAACTGGTCGGGCTGGCGCTGGAACTGGCCGCATGGGGCAGCAGCGATCTGCGTTTCCTCGATCCACCGCCCTCCGGCCCGATGGCTGCCGCACGCGAGCTGCTGCAGCGGCTGGGCGCGCTGTCGGACACCGGCGCGATCACCGCGCTGGGCCGTCGCGTGCTGGCGCTGGGCACCCACCCGCGCATGGCGGCGATGCTGCTGGCCGCACCCGATGCACGCGCGCAGGCGCTGGCCGCCGATCTGGCCGCGCTGCTGGAGGCACGCGATCCGCTGCGCCAGGGGGGCGATGCACTGGCGGCGCGTTGGCGTGCGCTGGCCGCCTTCCGCAATGGCCGCGCACCATCCGATGCCAACCGCAGCGGGCTGGCCGCCATCGATGCGGCTGCCAGGCAATGGCGCCGACGCCTGCGCTGTGATTCCACGCCACCGGCCAGCATCGAGGCGCATGAGCTGGGCGACCTGCTGGCGCACGCCTTCCCCGACCGCATCGCCTTCCAGCACCCCAGCGACCCGCTGCGCTACCTGCTGGCCAATGGCCGCAGCGCGCGCCTGCACGAACTGAGCGATCTGCGCGGCGAACCCTGGCTGGTGGCCAGCGAGCTGCGCTTCGAGGCACGCGACGCGCTGCTGCTGCGCGCTGCGCCGGTGGATGAGAATGGCCTGCGCAAGGCGTGGCCGGAGCGCTTCGTGACCGAGGACGCCGTGCGCTGGGACAGCGAACGCCGCGCCCTGGTGGCCCTGCGCGAAACCCGCTTTGATCGCATCGTGCTGGACAGCCGCTCGGCCGGCCGGGTCGATCCGCAGCAGGCCGCGCAGGCGTTGACCGATGCGGTAGCCGAGCTGGGCCTGTCCGCGCTGCCGTGGACGGAGGGCCTGCGCCAGTGGCAGGCCCGGGTGGAATCACTGCGCCGCTGGATGCCCGAGCTGGGCCTGCCCGACTGCAGCGAAGATGCCCTGCTGGCCACGCGTGCGCAGTGGCTGCAGCCGGCGTTTGCCGGCAAGACGCGGCTGGATGCGCTGGACGAAGCCAGCTTCGGCGAAGCGCTGAAGTCGCCGCTGGAGTGGTCGCAGCGGCAGCTGGTGGAGCGCCATGCGCCGACCCGCATCACCGTGCCCTCCGGGCTGGAGCGGCCGATCAGCTACGCGCTGGACAGCGAGAGCGGCGAACCGCTGCCGCCGGTGCTGGCGGTGAAGCTGCAGGAGCTGTTCGGACTGGCCGACACCCCGCGCATCGCCGATGGCCGCGTGCCGCTCACCCTGCACCTGCTCTCGCCCGGCGGCCGCCCGCTGCAGGTCACCCAGGACCTGCGCAACTTCTGGGAAAACACCTATGCCGAGGTGAAGAAGGAGATGAAGGGCCGCTACCCGCGCCATCCCTGGCCGGACGACCCGTGGACGGCAACCGCCACGCACCGGGCCAAGCCGCGCGGAACGTGA